In the Caballeronia sp. LZ062 genome, one interval contains:
- a CDS encoding Eco57I restriction-modification methylase domain-containing protein, whose translation MMQALDKDLRSALEKTVKVARTVAETAAHAAVDQLGVGHDKPEAFLSDAEKALRNRLRTHGKQLGDARDSNSTNPTYGKQEVQHLLQEVAYQHWHRMLFARFLADNDLLMFDGVAVTLDECEELASDESAKNGWELAGKLAARMLPQIFKPGSPVFELTFAPEHQSELERLLKDLPDEVFKASDSLGWVYQFWQADNKERINKSEVKIGADELPAVTQLFTEPYMVAYLLDNSLGAWWATRHPGKPCPVDLNYFRTLEDGTPAAGKFEGWPDALADFKLLDPCCGSGHFLVAAFLMLVPMRMATEGLSPKEAVNRVLAENIHGLELDPRCVEIAVFAVALEAWRYPDASGKALGVREIPAPNIACCGLKVASKAQDWEALVPDDAPDAEYVRQELRHLHASFSDAPLLGSLLDPARSLKTDLATSSHETLMALLRKALATERSAHPLGDDSDLWELALSAQGLLEAARLLDSRFHLVVTNVPYLGRRDQGDRLKSFCQTYYDDAKSDLANVFLERCTELCSPHGNGVVQIVMPQNWLFLGSYARMRTRFLENFHWLNLAVLGDKAFRTPLGVAPILFSVRDGNKDQGIFSAISTNEQKTADEKSIALKTEPLICLKTKTQLSNPDARISFHEITGGVPLSTVAECYQGVITGDKDRFFRFHWEVSEFAGNWDKLSTTNNGNSVFGGMEEIIFWQSGVGELHKYARETRHKLHDMHESGNRAWGRNGVRVNPQGDLRASPYFGEKFDGSVSVIVPKNKDHALAIMAFCESSAFSEAVRKLDRKRNVTNATFLKVPFDLAYWQEVATSSYPKGSPKLYSDDHAQWIFHGHPRPSTNPLQVAIARLVGYTWPAESDDRLDLSDEARAWVARAKTLRRHADKDGIVCIPPVGREAAAADRLLNLLADAYGDTWSNDVLAQLLTSADHAGKSLETWLRDKFFTQHCALFGNRPFVWHVWDGLRDGFAALVNYHKLDYKTLEALTYTYLGDWIGRQKRDAENGVDGAQEKLAAAEVLKKRLELILAGEEPYDIFVRWKSIEEQPVGWTPDLNDGVRVNIRPFLSVPDVGKRGAGVLRDKPKSLHWEKDRGSDVSSAPWYELGIRYGGKVGDRVNDHHLALAEKNAARAKQRKA comes from the coding sequence GCGATGCAGAGAAGGCGCTGCGCAACCGCCTGCGCACCCACGGGAAGCAGCTCGGCGACGCCCGCGACTCGAACAGCACTAACCCAACCTATGGGAAGCAAGAGGTGCAGCACCTGCTGCAAGAGGTGGCCTACCAGCACTGGCACCGCATGTTGTTCGCTCGCTTTCTCGCCGACAATGACCTGCTGATGTTTGACGGTGTGGCCGTCACACTCGATGAATGCGAGGAACTCGCCTCAGATGAAAGTGCGAAGAACGGTTGGGAGCTGGCCGGCAAGCTGGCGGCCCGCATGCTGCCGCAGATATTCAAACCCGGCTCACCGGTGTTTGAGCTCACCTTTGCGCCCGAGCACCAGAGCGAGCTCGAACGACTGCTGAAGGACCTGCCGGATGAGGTGTTCAAGGCCAGCGACAGCCTGGGTTGGGTGTACCAGTTCTGGCAGGCCGACAATAAGGAGCGCATCAACAAATCGGAAGTGAAGATCGGCGCAGATGAGTTGCCGGCCGTCACGCAGCTCTTTACTGAGCCGTACATGGTGGCCTACTTGCTAGACAACTCGCTGGGTGCCTGGTGGGCGACTCGGCACCCAGGCAAGCCCTGCCCGGTCGATCTCAACTACTTCCGCACCCTGGAAGACGGCACCCCAGCGGCAGGCAAGTTCGAAGGATGGCCTGACGCGTTGGCCGACTTCAAGTTGCTCGACCCGTGCTGTGGTTCCGGTCACTTCCTGGTGGCCGCTTTCCTGATGCTGGTGCCCATGCGTATGGCGACAGAGGGCCTGAGTCCCAAGGAGGCCGTCAACCGTGTCTTGGCCGAGAACATCCATGGCCTGGAACTGGACCCGCGCTGTGTGGAGATTGCCGTGTTCGCCGTGGCTTTGGAGGCTTGGCGTTATCCCGATGCATCCGGCAAGGCTCTCGGTGTGCGCGAGATTCCTGCACCCAACATCGCTTGCTGTGGCCTGAAGGTTGCGTCCAAGGCGCAGGACTGGGAAGCCCTAGTACCTGACGATGCTCCGGATGCTGAATACGTGCGACAAGAATTGCGTCATTTGCATGCCAGTTTCTCCGATGCGCCACTGCTTGGCAGTTTGCTAGACCCGGCGCGTAGTTTGAAGACCGACTTGGCAACTTCCAGCCATGAGACGTTGATGGCCTTGCTTCGTAAGGCCTTGGCGACAGAGCGTTCGGCCCACCCGTTGGGTGATGATAGTGATCTTTGGGAGCTTGCGCTGAGCGCACAAGGCCTACTGGAAGCAGCACGATTGCTGGACTCGCGCTTTCACCTGGTCGTTACTAATGTTCCATATTTGGGCCGGCGCGATCAGGGAGATCGCCTCAAATCTTTCTGTCAAACGTATTATGACGATGCAAAGAGCGACTTGGCTAATGTCTTCCTTGAGCGCTGTACAGAGCTTTGTTCGCCCCATGGGAACGGGGTCGTTCAGATAGTAATGCCTCAGAACTGGCTTTTTCTCGGAAGCTATGCGCGAATGAGAACCCGGTTTCTGGAAAATTTCCATTGGCTCAATTTGGCGGTCTTGGGGGACAAAGCGTTCCGGACCCCGCTAGGGGTAGCCCCGATTCTCTTCTCGGTTCGCGATGGAAACAAAGATCAAGGAATATTTTCAGCAATATCGACTAACGAACAAAAAACTGCCGATGAAAAGTCCATTGCTCTAAAGACGGAGCCGCTGATTTGTCTAAAAACGAAAACACAACTTTCTAATCCCGATGCTCGCATATCGTTCCATGAAATTACGGGCGGCGTGCCCCTGTCAACTGTTGCTGAATGCTATCAAGGTGTCATCACAGGCGACAAAGATCGATTCTTCAGGTTTCATTGGGAAGTGAGTGAATTTGCAGGCAATTGGGATAAGCTTTCAACCACCAATAATGGGAATTCCGTTTTCGGAGGCATGGAAGAGATTATCTTTTGGCAAAGTGGTGTTGGCGAGTTACATAAATACGCACGTGAGACGCGTCACAAATTGCATGACATGCATGAGTCTGGAAATAGGGCGTGGGGGCGTAACGGCGTGAGAGTAAATCCGCAAGGTGACCTGCGTGCATCCCCTTACTTCGGAGAGAAATTCGACGGAAGTGTGAGCGTTATTGTTCCGAAGAACAAAGATCATGCACTTGCCATCATGGCGTTTTGTGAATCCAGCGCGTTCAGTGAAGCGGTTCGCAAATTAGATAGAAAGCGAAACGTTACCAATGCCACCTTTCTAAAGGTTCCCTTTGATTTGGCGTACTGGCAGGAGGTGGCAACTTCGTCCTATCCAAAAGGTTCCCCGAAACTATATTCGGACGATCACGCTCAGTGGATTTTTCACGGTCACCCGCGACCTTCTACTAATCCGCTCCAAGTCGCTATTGCACGCTTGGTTGGATACACTTGGCCAGCGGAATCCGACGACAGGCTTGATCTGTCTGACGAGGCTCGTGCATGGGTTGCGCGCGCCAAGACACTTAGACGCCATGCTGACAAGGATGGCATCGTCTGCATTCCGCCGGTTGGCCGAGAAGCCGCAGCCGCAGACCGTTTGCTGAATCTACTCGCCGATGCTTATGGCGATACTTGGAGCAATGATGTTCTGGCGCAGTTGCTGACTTCTGCTGACCACGCTGGGAAGTCGCTGGAGACTTGGCTGCGTGACAAATTCTTCACCCAGCACTGTGCGTTGTTTGGCAATCGTCCCTTTGTGTGGCACGTGTGGGATGGATTGCGTGATGGTTTCGCAGCGCTGGTGAACTATCACAAGCTGGACTACAAGACGCTGGAGGCTTTGACCTACACCTACTTAGGCGACTGGATCGGCCGCCAGAAGCGCGATGCTGAGAACGGCGTGGACGGTGCCCAAGAAAAGCTGGCCGCCGCCGAGGTGCTGAAGAAGCGCCTGGAGCTGATACTGGCAGGCGAAGAGCCGTACGACATTTTTGTACGCTGGAAGTCGATCGAAGAACAGCCCGTCGGCTGGACTCCCGATTTGAACGACGGGGTTCGCGTGAACATTCGCCCTTTCCTATCGGTGCCCGATGTGGGCAAACGCGGGGCGGGCGTGCTGCGCGATAAACCAAAAAGCCTGCATTGGGAAAAGGACCGTGGTAGCGATGTGTCATCGGCCCCATGGTACGAGCTCGGCATCCGATACGGCGGCAAGGTGGGCGACCGCGTCAATGACCACCATTTGGCGCTCGCCGAGAAGAACGCCGCACGCGCGAAACAGAGGAAGGCTTAG
- the brxL gene encoding BREX system Lon protease-like protein BrxL yields MIELDQIDRDAASVLDGYLVRKDLVRTFSRQFPVPTYVVEFMLGRYCASTDQEEIDEGLEIVQRQLRSRTVRAGEEELFKAKALETGEVKIIDLVTARVDNKGEYVASLPSLRLTEVRIGSELVNQHERMLTGGFYAELGVTFDVAIAQESKGRPFGIASLREIQLSKRDVLDTLTKARQAFSTENWKNFLLRSVGIEPIGLTDRQISALMLRMVPFVESNYNLVELGPRGTGKSHLFQQVSPYAHLVSGGKATVAKMFVENTAKGRRGLVCQYDVVCFDEVSGISFDQKDGVNIMKGYMESGEFSRGKESIRADGSIVMVGNFDVDVEHQQRTGHLFGPMPPEMRNDTAFMDRIHAFLPGWDVPKINKDLVTNHFGLVSDFLSECWSQLRKQSRVSELQNRVCFGGALSGRDTNAVNKTVSGLLKLLYPNGEAVVPDEDLEWAVRVAMEARRRVKEQQKRVGAAEFRNTHFSYSMGADGIEKFVSTPELQSDNAIGGDPLEPGQVWTISPGNGEESAGLYRIEVNEGPGTGVKVLNKPNPPAFRESIGFAEQNLYARALQLVGDKEPRQHEFTVQLRAFDSGKSGAKLGVACLVALCTSLLKRSVRGGLIIVGEINLGGSIEPFHNAVAIAEVAVEKGATSLLMPVACRRQLVDLSDDMATKVDIQFYSDAKDALIKAMAE; encoded by the coding sequence ATGATTGAATTGGATCAGATCGATAGAGATGCCGCCTCGGTGCTGGACGGGTATCTGGTCCGGAAAGACTTGGTTCGCACTTTCAGCCGACAGTTTCCGGTACCCACCTACGTCGTTGAATTTATGCTCGGGCGTTATTGTGCTAGCACCGATCAGGAGGAGATCGACGAGGGTTTGGAAATTGTTCAGCGCCAGCTTAGGTCCCGCACTGTGCGAGCGGGCGAGGAAGAGCTTTTCAAGGCCAAGGCGCTTGAAACCGGCGAAGTGAAGATCATCGACCTAGTGACGGCGCGGGTGGATAACAAAGGTGAGTACGTGGCGAGTTTGCCGAGTTTGCGCCTAACGGAAGTACGCATCGGCAGCGAACTGGTCAATCAACACGAGCGAATGTTGACAGGGGGCTTCTATGCCGAACTGGGGGTGACTTTTGATGTGGCGATTGCCCAAGAAAGCAAAGGACGTCCGTTTGGCATCGCATCGTTGCGGGAAATTCAGTTATCCAAGCGTGACGTGTTGGATACTCTGACGAAGGCCCGTCAAGCGTTTTCGACCGAAAATTGGAAGAACTTCCTGCTGCGATCTGTTGGTATTGAACCTATCGGGCTAACTGATCGCCAGATCAGCGCGTTGATGCTACGCATGGTTCCGTTCGTCGAGAGCAACTACAACCTAGTGGAGCTAGGGCCTCGCGGCACCGGTAAAAGCCATCTGTTTCAACAGGTCTCGCCTTATGCGCACCTTGTATCAGGTGGGAAAGCTACGGTAGCCAAGATGTTCGTGGAGAACACGGCCAAGGGGCGCCGAGGGCTGGTATGTCAATATGACGTCGTCTGCTTCGATGAGGTGTCGGGCATTTCCTTCGATCAAAAGGATGGTGTGAATATCATGAAGGGCTACATGGAGTCGGGCGAATTTAGTCGTGGAAAAGAGAGCATCCGCGCCGACGGCAGTATCGTGATGGTGGGCAACTTCGATGTCGACGTTGAACACCAGCAGCGAACGGGGCACCTGTTTGGCCCCATGCCGCCGGAAATGCGCAACGACACTGCCTTCATGGACCGCATTCACGCATTTCTGCCAGGGTGGGACGTCCCGAAGATAAACAAAGATCTGGTGACCAATCACTTTGGCCTGGTCAGTGACTTCTTGTCCGAGTGTTGGAGTCAGCTGCGAAAGCAGAGTCGTGTGAGCGAGCTTCAGAACCGAGTCTGCTTTGGTGGTGCGCTGTCTGGCCGCGACACTAACGCGGTCAACAAGACGGTTTCCGGCCTACTGAAACTGCTCTATCCAAATGGAGAGGCTGTGGTCCCCGACGAGGATCTAGAGTGGGCCGTTCGAGTTGCCATGGAGGCGCGTCGCAGGGTGAAGGAGCAGCAAAAGCGCGTGGGTGCAGCAGAATTTCGTAATACACACTTCAGCTACAGCATGGGCGCGGACGGTATTGAGAAGTTTGTTTCCACGCCCGAGCTCCAAAGCGACAACGCCATCGGCGGCGACCCGCTCGAACCTGGACAGGTATGGACCATAAGCCCCGGCAACGGTGAAGAAAGCGCTGGCCTTTACCGCATTGAAGTCAACGAAGGCCCTGGAACTGGCGTGAAGGTACTCAACAAACCAAACCCTCCTGCATTCCGGGAAAGCATAGGCTTCGCCGAGCAGAACCTGTACGCTAGGGCATTACAGTTGGTTGGTGACAAGGAGCCGCGTCAGCATGAGTTCACTGTGCAGCTTCGAGCATTTGACTCCGGTAAGTCCGGTGCGAAGCTGGGCGTTGCCTGCTTGGTCGCCCTATGTACGTCGCTGTTGAAGCGCAGCGTGCGCGGCGGTTTGATCATTGTTGGCGAGATCAATCTTGGTGGCTCGATCGAGCCTTTTCACAACGCCGTCGCGATTGCGGAGGTTGCT
- the pglZ gene encoding BREX-1 system phosphatase PglZ type B, translating to MRVIEHLVKTVRDVAIFNPDVQVAPSCILWPDKDRQWEAVIPRLQSELAEMLVLSDYAPENRFGPAIWLRCVIAGKAPGVNLPADRVPVLYLPGVSRQDLRAIEDCPDLLKPLAELQYRGVIWSQSNAKDWTVMAFLKSDQGGMGLDVAQDKEAKNAMQLALYRLLDEELELLRGKRLDKDYFNTLLTGGDPVRDLLQWLNLGDAFQATRGFNEWKAFVEVCKSQLAFDPQAEGVLAGASKLALREGPWHSVWDRYSEAPKRYPNISNRIRHCKPPIFDLFATADSAGGWPQWNQDQEKSLQHDLLTLKHLPAHDARKRVLELDRTHAPRRDLVWAELGESSLALATKPLAVVADVTKTALAAGSVADLQAGYSNQGWRADDAMLAALACVERASDVDAVTTAIRAIYLPWLEESARYLQKVVEGSSYPGGTIASAKPFSASKGECVLFVDGLRFDAARRLTAVLEVHGYKVAEAVNWTALPSVTATGKAAVSPVRSKISGTDDCDDFEPCIAATGQSLKGGYHLKKLLIDNHWKVLDRTENGDGQGNAWCEFGDLDSEGHARGWKLAKHINLLLAEIAERISALLAEGWSSVRVVTDHGWLLMPGKLPSIPMSKDLTDNKWGRCASIKPGASTSERLYPWFWNPHQQFALADGVSCYGKSVDYSHGGLSLQECLVLDLVVTQGADISGQPVAEVTDIAWKGSMRCTVAVDGRYANLALDIRMHVGDAETSVVVSIKPFKDNGTASVVVENEELHGREAFLVLLNASGDVVASATTVIGGG from the coding sequence GTGCGCGTAATCGAGCATCTGGTCAAGACGGTGCGCGACGTGGCAATTTTCAACCCCGATGTTCAGGTCGCGCCGTCGTGCATCTTGTGGCCTGACAAAGACCGTCAGTGGGAGGCGGTAATTCCGCGGCTGCAGAGCGAGCTGGCGGAAATGCTGGTGCTGAGCGACTACGCGCCAGAGAATCGTTTCGGCCCGGCCATTTGGCTGCGCTGCGTGATCGCTGGCAAAGCGCCCGGTGTCAACTTGCCGGCCGACCGCGTGCCGGTGCTCTACCTGCCTGGGGTAAGCCGACAAGACTTGCGGGCGATCGAAGACTGCCCGGACCTTCTGAAGCCCTTGGCTGAATTGCAGTACCGGGGTGTGATCTGGTCCCAGTCGAACGCCAAAGACTGGACCGTCATGGCCTTCCTTAAGTCGGATCAGGGCGGCATGGGTCTCGATGTGGCCCAAGACAAAGAAGCTAAGAACGCCATGCAACTTGCGCTGTATCGGCTGCTGGATGAAGAGCTCGAGCTCTTGAGGGGCAAGCGGCTGGACAAGGACTACTTCAACACACTGCTGACCGGCGGCGACCCGGTGCGCGACCTGCTGCAGTGGCTGAATCTGGGCGACGCATTCCAAGCCACGCGTGGCTTCAATGAGTGGAAAGCCTTCGTCGAGGTTTGCAAGTCGCAATTGGCATTCGACCCGCAAGCGGAGGGTGTTCTGGCAGGTGCCAGCAAGCTAGCCCTGCGTGAGGGGCCATGGCATTCGGTGTGGGACCGTTATAGCGAAGCGCCGAAGCGCTACCCGAACATCTCCAATCGCATTCGCCACTGCAAGCCGCCAATCTTTGATCTTTTCGCTACCGCAGATTCCGCAGGCGGCTGGCCCCAATGGAATCAGGATCAAGAGAAGTCGCTCCAGCATGATCTGCTGACCTTGAAACACCTGCCGGCGCATGACGCAAGGAAGCGCGTGCTGGAGCTTGATAGAACCCATGCGCCACGGCGTGACTTGGTTTGGGCAGAGTTGGGCGAATCGTCGCTGGCATTGGCCACCAAGCCGCTAGCCGTTGTGGCGGATGTGACCAAGACGGCGCTGGCTGCCGGCTCGGTTGCAGACTTGCAGGCCGGATACTCCAATCAAGGTTGGCGAGCCGATGACGCGATGCTGGCAGCACTCGCTTGCGTCGAAAGAGCGTCGGACGTTGATGCAGTGACAACAGCAATTCGGGCCATCTATCTGCCTTGGCTGGAAGAGTCCGCACGATATTTACAAAAGGTCGTCGAAGGATCGAGCTACCCCGGTGGAACGATCGCAAGCGCCAAGCCTTTTTCTGCCTCAAAGGGTGAATGCGTGCTGTTTGTGGATGGCCTTCGCTTTGATGCAGCTCGTCGGCTCACGGCCGTCCTGGAGGTTCACGGCTACAAAGTGGCCGAAGCCGTGAATTGGACGGCGTTGCCGAGCGTGACTGCAACGGGAAAAGCGGCGGTCTCACCGGTACGGAGCAAGATCAGTGGCACCGATGACTGCGATGACTTCGAGCCTTGCATTGCGGCCACTGGCCAGTCGCTCAAGGGCGGCTACCACTTGAAGAAGCTGTTAATCGACAACCATTGGAAGGTGCTGGACCGTACCGAAAACGGTGACGGGCAAGGGAACGCATGGTGCGAGTTCGGCGATCTCGATAGTGAGGGGCATGCCCGCGGTTGGAAGCTGGCTAAGCACATCAACTTGCTTCTCGCAGAAATTGCTGAGCGCATTTCCGCCTTGCTGGCCGAAGGTTGGAGCAGCGTCAGGGTAGTGACCGACCACGGCTGGCTGCTGATGCCGGGCAAGTTGCCCAGTATTCCGATGTCCAAGGATCTCACCGACAATAAATGGGGCCGTTGCGCCTCGATCAAGCCTGGTGCTTCAACCAGCGAGCGCTTGTATCCTTGGTTTTGGAATCCGCATCAACAGTTTGCGCTTGCCGATGGTGTGAGTTGTTACGGTAAATCGGTGGACTACAGCCATGGAGGGCTTAGCCTGCAAGAATGTCTTGTCCTAGACCTCGTAGTAACCCAAGGAGCGGACATATCGGGCCAGCCGGTGGCTGAGGTGACTGACATTGCCTGGAAAGGCTCGATGAGATGCACGGTTGCTGTGGACGGGCGGTATGCGAATCTGGCACTGGATATTCGGATGCATGTTGGCGATGCGGAAACCAGTGTGGTAGTGAGCATCAAGCCGTTTAAGGACAACGGCACCGCCTCGGTAGTTGTCGAAAACGAAGAATTGCATGGTCGCGAGGCGTTTCTCGTCCTGCTCAATGCGTCAGGCGACGTGGTGGCTTCCGCCACCACCGTGATTGGTGGAGGATGA